A genome region from Hevea brasiliensis isolate MT/VB/25A 57/8 chromosome 7, ASM3005281v1, whole genome shotgun sequence includes the following:
- the LOC110637666 gene encoding vacuolar sorting protein 18 isoform X1, which yields MDQGKQVFTVDLLERYAAKGKGVITCMAAGNDVIVIGTSKGWVIRHDFGIGDSYDIDLSGGRPGEQSIHRVFVDPGGSHCIAIVVGSGGAETYYTHAKWNKPRVLSKLKGLVVNAVAWNRQQITEASTKEVIVGTDNGQLHEIAVDEKDKREKYVKFLFQLTELPEAFMGLQMETANLSNGARYYVMAVTPTRLYSFTGIGTLETVFASYLDRAVHFMELPGEIPNSELHFFIKQRRAVHFAWLSGAGIYHGGLNFGAQHSYPNGDENFVESKALLDYSKLSDGADAIKPSSMAVSEFHFLLLIGNKVKVVNRISEQIIEELQFDQTSESVSRDVIGLCIDATAGLFYAYDQNSVFQVSVNDEGRDMWKVYLDMKEYAAALANCRDPLQRDQVYLLQADAAFDSRDFLRAASFYAKVNYILSFEEITLKFISASEQDALRTFLLRKLDNLAKDDKCQITMISTWATELYLDKINRLLLEEDSASENHSSEYQSIIREFRAFLSDSKDVLDEATTMKLLESYGRVEELVYFACLKEQYEIVIHHYIQQGEAKRALEVLQKPAVPIDLQYKFAPDLIALDAYETVESWMATKNLNPRKLIPAMMRYSSEPHAKNETHEVIKYLEFCVHRLHNEDPGIHNLLLSLYAQQEDDGALLRFLQCKFGKGRENGPDFFYDPKYALRLCLKEKRMRACVHIYSMMAMHEEAVALALQVDPELAMAEADKVEDDEDLRKKLWLMVAKHVIEQEKGTKRENIRKAIAFLKETDGLLKIEDILPFFPDFALIDDFKEAICSSLEDYNKQIEQLKQEMNDATHGADNIRNDISALAQRYAVIDRDEECGVCKRKILIVGGDYRMSRGYTSAGPMAPFYVFPCGHAFHAQCLIAHVTRCTNETQAEYILDLQKQLTFLVEGSRKDLNGGITEDSISSTTPADKLRSQLDDAIASECPFCGELMINEISLPFILPEEAQEVSSWEIKPHNLGSQRTLSLQV from the exons ATATTGATCTTTCTGGGGGTCGACCTGGGGAGCAATCTATTCACAGAGTGTTTGTTGATCCTGGTGGAAGCCACTGTATTGCTATTGTGGTTGGTAGTGGAGGTGCTGAAACTTATTATACTCATGCAAAGTGGAACAAGCCTCGTGTTCTTAGTAAATTGAAAGGTCTTGTTGTTAATGCTGTCGCTTGGAATAGACAGCAGATCACTGAGG CTTCTACGAAAGAAGTTATTGTGGGAACAGACAATGGCCAACTTCATGAGATTGCAGTTGATGAGAAGGATAAAAGGGAGAAGTATGTAAAATTCCTCTTTCAATTAACTGAACTTCCAGAAGCTTTCATGGGCTTGCAG ATGGAAACGGCCAACTTAAGCAATGGAGCAAGATACTATGTGATGGCTGTTACTCCTACACGACTTTATTCATTTACTGGAATTGGAACACTAGAA ACGGTTTTTGCTAGTTATTTAGATCGTGCTGTGCATTTTATGGAACTGCCTGGTGAAATACCAAACAG TGAACTACATTTCTTTATCAAGCAAAGAAGAGCCGTGCATTTTGCATGGTTATCTGGAGCAGGTATCTATCATGGTGGTCTAAATTTTGGAGCACAGCATAG TTATCCAAATGGAGATGAAAATTTTGTGGAGAGCAAGGCTCTTCTGGACTATTCAAAACTAAGTGATGGTGCTGATGCAATTAAACCATCTTCTATGGCAGTATCTGAATTTCATTTCTTGCTTCTTATTGGAAATAAGGTTAAG GTTGTGAACAGAATTAGTGAGCAAATTATAGAGGAACTTCAGTTTGATCAAACATCTGAATCAGTTTCAAGGGATGTTATTGGATTATGTATCGATGCCACTGCTGGCTTGTTCTATGCATATGACCAAAATTCTGTATTTCAG gtgtctgttaatgaCGAAGGACGGGATATGTGGAAGGTGTATCTAGACATGAAGGAATATGctgcagctttagcaaattgcCGTGACCCGCTGCAGAGAGACCAAGTATATTTGTTGCAG GCAGATGCTGCATTTGACTCCAGGGATTTTTTGAGAGCAGCATCCTTCTATGCAAaa gttaattatatattatcattTGAGGAAATCACTCTGAAGTTTATTAGTGCAAGTGAACAG GATGCTTTGAGAACTTTCTTATTGCGGAAACTAGACAATCTTGCAAAGGATGATAAATGCCAGATAACAATGATTTCCACGTGGGCAACTGAATTATACTTGGACAAG atAAATCGGCTACTTCTGGAAGAGGACAGTGCTTCAGAAAATCACAGCTCTGAGTATCAATCAATCATTCGAGAGTTCCGTGCTTTCCTTAGTGACAGCAAGGATGTCTTGGATGAGGCAACTACAATGAAACTATTAGAGAG CTATGGTAGGGTTGAAGAACTAGTATATTTTGCTTGTCTGAAGGAGCAGTATGAGATTGTAATTCACCACTATATTCAG CAAGGAGAAGCAAAGAGAGCACTGGAAGTGCTTCAAAAACCTGCTGTTCCTATAGACCTTCAG TACAAGTTTGCTCCAGACCTTATTGCGCTTGATGCATATGAAACTGTGGAATCATGGATGGCCACAAAGAACCTAAACCCAAGGAAACTGATTCCTGCAATGATGCGTTATTCAAGTGAACCCCATGCAAA GAATGAAACCCATGAAGTCATTAAATATTTGGAGTTTTGTGTTCATCGATTGCATAATGAGGATCCTGGAATTCACAATCTGCTTCTTTCTCTGTATGCTCAGCAG GAAGATGATGGTGCACTCTTGCGTTTCCTTCAATGCAAATTTGGAAAAGGAAGAGAAAATGGACCTGATTTCTTCTATGATCCCAAGTATGCTTTGCGTCTTTGCCTCAAGGAAAAGCGAATGCGTGCCTGTGTTCATATATACAGCATGATGGCCATGCATGAAGAAGCGGTTGCTCTTGCTCTGCAG GTTGACCCTGAGCTTGCTATGGCTGAAGCtgacaaggttgaagatgatgaagaCTTGAGAAAAAAGCTTTGGCTAATGGTTGCCAAGCATGTTATTGAACAGGAAAAGGGAACTAAAAGGGAGAACATACGGAAAGCAATAGCGTTTCTCAAGGAAACTGATGGCCTTTTAAAGATTGAGGATATATTACCTTTCTTTCCAGACTTTGCCCTAATTGATGACTTCAAG GAGGCTATTTGCTCATCATTGGAGGACTACAACAAGCAAATTGAACAACTAAAACAGGAGATGAATGATGCCACACATGGTGCTGACAACATAAGAAATGATATTAGTGCACTTGCTCAAAGATATGCTGTCATTGATCGAGATGAGGAATGTGGG GTTTGTAAGCGCAAAATCTTAATTGTGGGTGGGGACTACCGCATGTCTCGGGGCTATACATCAGCAGGACCAATGGCTCCCTTCTACGTATTTCCATGCGGGCATGCCTTCCATGCACAATGCTTGATTGCCCATGTGACACGTTGTACCAATGAAACTCAG GCTGAATATATACTGGATCTGCAGAAGCAACTTACTTTTTTGGTTGAGGGAAGTAGGAAGGACTTGAATGGTGGTATAACAGAGGACTCCATTTCTAGCACAACCCCGGCAGATAAG CTCCGCTCACAGTTGGATGATGCAATAGCAAGCGAATGCCCATTCTGCGGTGAGTTGATGATTAATGAGATCTCTTTGCCCTTTATTCTCCCCGAGGAAGCACAGGAAGTCAGTTCGTGGGAGATAAAACCACATAACCTTGGAAGCCAGAGGACCCTCTCTTTGCAAGTGTGA
- the LOC110637666 gene encoding vacuolar sorting protein 18 isoform X2, whose amino-acid sequence MDQGKQVFTVDLLERYAAKGKGVITCMAAGNDVIVIGTSKGWVIRHDFGIGDSYDIDLSGGRPGEQSIHRVFVDPGGSHCIAIVVGSGGAETYYTHAKWNKPRVLSKLKGLVVNAVAWNRQQITEASTKEVIVGTDNGQLHEIAVDEKDKREKYVKFLFQLTELPEAFMGLQMETANLSNGARYYVMAVTPTRLYSFTGIGTLETVFASYLDRAVHFMELPGEIPNSELHFFIKQRRAVHFAWLSGAGIYHGGLNFGAQHSYPNGDENFVESKALLDYSKLSDGADAIKPSSMAVSEFHFLLLIGNKVKVVNRISEQIIEELQFDQTSESVSRDVIGLCIDATAGLFYAYDQNSVFQVSVNDEGRDMWKVYLDMKEYAAALANCRDPLQRDQVYLLQADAAFDSRDFLRAASFYAKVNYILSFEEITLKFISASEQDALRTFLLRKLDNLAKDDKCQITMISTWATELYLDKINRLLLEEDSASENHSSEYQSIIREFRAFLSDSKDVLDEATTMKLLESYGRVEELVYFACLKEQYEIVIHHYIQQGEAKRALEVLQKPAVPIDLQYKFAPDLIALDAYETVESWMATKNLNPRKLIPAMMRYSSEPHAKNETHEVIKYLEFCVHRLHNEDPGIHNLLLSLYAQQEDDGALLRFLQCKFGKGRENGPDFFYDPKYALRLCLKEKRMRACVHIYSMMAMHEEAVALALQVDPELAMAEADKVEDDEDLRKKLWLMVAKHVIEQEKGTKRENIRKAIAFLKETDGLLKIEDILPFFPDFALIDDFKEAICSSLEDYNKQIEQLKQEMNDATHGADNIRNDISALAQRYAVIDRDEECGVRPSRYLAGVDKLCR is encoded by the exons ATATTGATCTTTCTGGGGGTCGACCTGGGGAGCAATCTATTCACAGAGTGTTTGTTGATCCTGGTGGAAGCCACTGTATTGCTATTGTGGTTGGTAGTGGAGGTGCTGAAACTTATTATACTCATGCAAAGTGGAACAAGCCTCGTGTTCTTAGTAAATTGAAAGGTCTTGTTGTTAATGCTGTCGCTTGGAATAGACAGCAGATCACTGAGG CTTCTACGAAAGAAGTTATTGTGGGAACAGACAATGGCCAACTTCATGAGATTGCAGTTGATGAGAAGGATAAAAGGGAGAAGTATGTAAAATTCCTCTTTCAATTAACTGAACTTCCAGAAGCTTTCATGGGCTTGCAG ATGGAAACGGCCAACTTAAGCAATGGAGCAAGATACTATGTGATGGCTGTTACTCCTACACGACTTTATTCATTTACTGGAATTGGAACACTAGAA ACGGTTTTTGCTAGTTATTTAGATCGTGCTGTGCATTTTATGGAACTGCCTGGTGAAATACCAAACAG TGAACTACATTTCTTTATCAAGCAAAGAAGAGCCGTGCATTTTGCATGGTTATCTGGAGCAGGTATCTATCATGGTGGTCTAAATTTTGGAGCACAGCATAG TTATCCAAATGGAGATGAAAATTTTGTGGAGAGCAAGGCTCTTCTGGACTATTCAAAACTAAGTGATGGTGCTGATGCAATTAAACCATCTTCTATGGCAGTATCTGAATTTCATTTCTTGCTTCTTATTGGAAATAAGGTTAAG GTTGTGAACAGAATTAGTGAGCAAATTATAGAGGAACTTCAGTTTGATCAAACATCTGAATCAGTTTCAAGGGATGTTATTGGATTATGTATCGATGCCACTGCTGGCTTGTTCTATGCATATGACCAAAATTCTGTATTTCAG gtgtctgttaatgaCGAAGGACGGGATATGTGGAAGGTGTATCTAGACATGAAGGAATATGctgcagctttagcaaattgcCGTGACCCGCTGCAGAGAGACCAAGTATATTTGTTGCAG GCAGATGCTGCATTTGACTCCAGGGATTTTTTGAGAGCAGCATCCTTCTATGCAAaa gttaattatatattatcattTGAGGAAATCACTCTGAAGTTTATTAGTGCAAGTGAACAG GATGCTTTGAGAACTTTCTTATTGCGGAAACTAGACAATCTTGCAAAGGATGATAAATGCCAGATAACAATGATTTCCACGTGGGCAACTGAATTATACTTGGACAAG atAAATCGGCTACTTCTGGAAGAGGACAGTGCTTCAGAAAATCACAGCTCTGAGTATCAATCAATCATTCGAGAGTTCCGTGCTTTCCTTAGTGACAGCAAGGATGTCTTGGATGAGGCAACTACAATGAAACTATTAGAGAG CTATGGTAGGGTTGAAGAACTAGTATATTTTGCTTGTCTGAAGGAGCAGTATGAGATTGTAATTCACCACTATATTCAG CAAGGAGAAGCAAAGAGAGCACTGGAAGTGCTTCAAAAACCTGCTGTTCCTATAGACCTTCAG TACAAGTTTGCTCCAGACCTTATTGCGCTTGATGCATATGAAACTGTGGAATCATGGATGGCCACAAAGAACCTAAACCCAAGGAAACTGATTCCTGCAATGATGCGTTATTCAAGTGAACCCCATGCAAA GAATGAAACCCATGAAGTCATTAAATATTTGGAGTTTTGTGTTCATCGATTGCATAATGAGGATCCTGGAATTCACAATCTGCTTCTTTCTCTGTATGCTCAGCAG GAAGATGATGGTGCACTCTTGCGTTTCCTTCAATGCAAATTTGGAAAAGGAAGAGAAAATGGACCTGATTTCTTCTATGATCCCAAGTATGCTTTGCGTCTTTGCCTCAAGGAAAAGCGAATGCGTGCCTGTGTTCATATATACAGCATGATGGCCATGCATGAAGAAGCGGTTGCTCTTGCTCTGCAG GTTGACCCTGAGCTTGCTATGGCTGAAGCtgacaaggttgaagatgatgaagaCTTGAGAAAAAAGCTTTGGCTAATGGTTGCCAAGCATGTTATTGAACAGGAAAAGGGAACTAAAAGGGAGAACATACGGAAAGCAATAGCGTTTCTCAAGGAAACTGATGGCCTTTTAAAGATTGAGGATATATTACCTTTCTTTCCAGACTTTGCCCTAATTGATGACTTCAAG GAGGCTATTTGCTCATCATTGGAGGACTACAACAAGCAAATTGAACAACTAAAACAGGAGATGAATGATGCCACACATGGTGCTGACAACATAAGAAATGATATTAGTGCACTTGCTCAAAGATATGCTGTCATTGATCGAGATGAGGAATGTGGGGTACGACCTTCCAGATATTTAGCTGGTGTTGATAAGCTATGCAGATAA